A window from Manis javanica isolate MJ-LG chromosome 10, MJ_LKY, whole genome shotgun sequence encodes these proteins:
- the POC1B gene encoding POC1 centriolar protein homolog B isoform X4 — MRIRMAVRWTWAGKSCLLLALLTVAYILVELSVSTFHSSPEAGFARERGPRQLSHPREGAEDLSRPLYEKPPADSHALGDGGKASKLQLDEGELKQQEELIERYAINIYLSDRISLHRHIEDKRMYECKSKKFNYRSLPTTSVIIAFYNEAWSTLLRTIHSVLETSPAVLLKEIILVDDLSDRVYLKTQLETYISNLERVRLIRTNKREGLVRARLIGATFATGDVLTFLDCHCECNSGWLEPLLERIGEDETSIVCPVIDTIDWNTFEFYMQTGEPMIGGFDWRLTFQWQPVPKHERDRRKSRIDPIRSPTMAGGLFAVSKKYFEYLGTYDTGMEVWGGENLELSFRVWQCGGKLEIHPCSHVGHVFPKRAPYARPNFLQNTARAAEVWMDEYKEHFYNRNPPARKEVYGDISGRKLLRERLKCKSFDCYRLLGYVSHAMEFEATG; from the coding sequence ATGAGGATCCGGATGGCGGTGAGGTGGACCTGGGCAGGCAAAAGCTGCCTTCTGCTGGCGCTTTTAACAGTGGCCTATATCCTGGTGGAGCTCTCCGTCTCCACTTTCCATTCCTCCCCAGAAGCCGGCTTTGCCAGGGAGCGAGGGCCAAGACAGCTCTCTCACCCCCGGGAAGGGGCGGAGGATTTGTCCCGGCCGCTGTATGAGAAGCCCCCTGCCGATTCCCATGCCCTTGGGGACGGGGGGAAGGCCAGCAAACTCCAGCTCGATGAAGGTGAGCTGAAGCAGCAAGAAGAACTTATTGAGAGATATGCCATTAATATTTACCTCAGTGACAGGATCTCCCTGCACCGCCACATAGAGGATAAAAGAATGTATGAGTGTAAGTCCAAGAAATTTAACTATAGGAGCCTTCCCACTACCTCTGTGATCATCGCCTTCTATAATGAAGCCTGGTCCACTTTGCTGCGCACCATCCACAGTGTTTTAGAAACTTCCCCTGCTGTCCTTTTAAAGGAGATCATCTTAGTGGATGACTTGAGTGACAGAGTTTATTTGAAGACACAACTTGAAACTTACATCAGCAATCTTGAGAGAGTCCGCTTGATTAGAACCAATAAGCGGGAGGGGCTGGTTAGGGCCCGCCTGATTGGGGCCACTTTTGCCACTGGGGATGTCCTTACTTTCCTGGATTGTCACTGCGAGTGTAATTCCGGTTGGTTGGAACCACTTTTGGAAAGGATTGGTGAAGATGAAACATCCATTGTTTGTCCTGTTATAGACACCATTGATTGGAATACTTTTGAATTCTATATGCAGACTGGGGAGCCCATGATTGGTGGGTTTGACTGGCGTTTAACGTTCCAGTGGCAGCCTGTCCCCAAACATGAAAGGGACAGGCGGAAATCGAGAATTGATCCAATCAGATCTCCCACCATGGCTGGAGGACTGTTTGCTGTCAGCAAGAAATATTTTGAGTACCTTGGGACATATGACACTGGAATGGAAGTGTGGGGAGGTGAAAACCTGGAGCTGTCTTTTAGGGTGTGGCAGTGTGGAGGTAAACTGGAGATACACCCATGTTCCCATGTGGGCCACGTATTCCCCAAGCGGGCACCATATGCTCGACCCAATTTCCTGCAGAATACTGCTCGGGCAGCGGAAGTGTGGATGGATGAGTACAAAGAGCATTTCTACAATCGAAACCCTCCAGCAAGGAAAGAAGTGTATGGTgatatttctggaagaaaattaCTACGAGAACGGCTGAAGTGCAAGAGCTTTGactg